One segment of Microbacterium arborescens DNA contains the following:
- a CDS encoding PhoH family protein, producing MVQLLGPQDRLLRVVEREHPDVDVLVRGNEITLTGTTDAVAAAKTLVDELIAMARAGQGLDPSDVTTSSRILQRRNGDEGLRPSEVLGEAILSSRGKVIRPKTLGQKAYVDAIDESTIVFGIGPAGTGKTYLAMAKAVQALQRKEVNRIILTRPAVEAGERLGFLPGTLTDKIDPYLRPLYDALNEMLDPELVPKLMATGTIEVAPLAYMRGRTLNDSFVVLDEAQNTTPEQMKMFLTRLGFGTRMVVTGDITQVDLPQGTSGLRTVTRVLKNIDDIHFATLTSDDVVRHTLVGRIVDAYSEYDEQRLAARRERDEASEFANRAERRTATRPVGPRDRLPKRGRS from the coding sequence ATGGTCCAGCTGCTGGGCCCCCAAGACAGACTCCTCCGCGTCGTCGAGCGCGAGCACCCCGACGTGGACGTGCTCGTGCGCGGCAACGAGATCACACTCACGGGAACGACGGATGCCGTTGCGGCGGCCAAGACGCTCGTCGACGAGCTGATCGCGATGGCGCGCGCCGGGCAGGGGCTCGACCCGAGCGACGTCACGACCTCGAGCCGCATCCTGCAACGCCGCAACGGCGACGAGGGCCTTCGTCCTTCCGAGGTGCTGGGCGAGGCGATCCTCTCGTCGCGCGGCAAGGTCATCCGACCGAAGACGCTGGGGCAGAAGGCATACGTCGACGCGATCGATGAGAGCACGATCGTCTTCGGCATCGGTCCTGCCGGAACCGGCAAGACGTACCTCGCGATGGCGAAGGCCGTGCAGGCGCTGCAGCGCAAAGAGGTCAACCGCATCATCCTCACTCGACCCGCCGTCGAAGCGGGCGAGCGCCTCGGCTTCCTCCCCGGGACCCTCACCGACAAGATCGACCCGTACCTTCGGCCGCTCTACGACGCCCTCAACGAGATGCTCGACCCCGAGCTCGTTCCCAAGCTCATGGCCACGGGCACGATCGAGGTCGCACCGCTCGCCTACATGCGCGGGCGCACGCTGAACGACTCGTTCGTCGTGCTCGACGAAGCTCAGAACACCACGCCCGAGCAGATGAAGATGTTCCTCACGCGTCTGGGCTTCGGCACGCGCATGGTCGTCACCGGCGACATCACGCAGGTCGACCTTCCCCAGGGAACGTCGGGGCTGCGAACGGTGACGCGCGTGCTGAAGAACATCGACGACATCCACTTCGCCACCCTCACGAGCGACGACGTCGTGCGCCACACGCTGGTCGGCCGCATCGTCGATGCCTACAGCGAGTACGACGAGCAGCGCCTCGCTGCCCGTCGCGAGCGCGACGAGGCGAGCGAGTTCGCCAACCGGGCCGAGCGGCGCACCGCGACACGGCCCGTCGGTCCGCGCGACCGGCTCCCGAAACGAGGACGTTCATGA
- the ybeY gene encoding rRNA maturation RNase YbeY gives MTIEITNESGVSVDETVLLRLTEHNLAQLNVSPDADLAILLVDEGAMESLHVQWMDEPGPTDVLSFPMDELRPGTEDAPTPPGLLGDIVLCPQVAEAQAQAARHTTLDELILLTTHGLLHLLGFDHAEPDEEREMFGLQRELISAFHASERRRA, from the coding sequence ATGACCATCGAGATCACCAACGAATCCGGCGTGTCCGTCGACGAGACCGTGCTCCTGCGGCTGACCGAGCACAACCTCGCCCAGCTGAACGTGAGCCCGGATGCCGACCTCGCCATCCTCCTCGTCGACGAGGGCGCCATGGAGTCGCTGCACGTGCAGTGGATGGACGAGCCCGGGCCCACCGACGTGCTCAGCTTCCCGATGGACGAGCTCCGCCCGGGCACCGAGGACGCGCCGACGCCTCCGGGTCTCCTGGGTGACATCGTGCTGTGCCCACAGGTCGCCGAGGCCCAGGCCCAGGCGGCGCGGCACACGACGCTCGACGAACTCATCCTCCTCACGACGCACGGGCTGCTGCACCTGCTCGGATTCGATCACGCCGAGCCGGACGAGGAGCGCGAGATGTTCGGGCTCCAGCGCGAGCTGATCTCGGCCTTCCACGCAAGCGAGCGCCGCCGCGCGTGA
- a CDS encoding hemolysin family protein: MTVFLLVLGAVFLVALGGLMAALDAALGVTSRADLADWAETSRRQQALRRIADDTTAHANAVVFIRILAESTAAVFVTAALTLALENLWWAILVAALLMTAVSFVLVGASPRAVGRQHARGLLIACAPIVRGARIVLGPLAHLLVIVGNRVTPGVSRGTSFASEEQLLSMVDEAVSQDLIEADDRDLIHSVFDFTDTLVRSVMVPRTDMVTVPQTATTHEALALFLERGVSRVPVTDDERDDIVGVVYLKDLVQFSYGEASGWRDVPVGRVARPAVFVPESMRAESLLQQMKRDAVHVCLVVDEYGGVAGLITLEDLIEELVGEIADEYDRGAAEVVELEPGRYRVSARLGLDEVGELFGIELDDDDVDSIGGLLGKTLGRVPMPGATVTVDGITITGGVSRGRGRGLATVFVERAPADETDDMAHPRTGEVRVARRGEDSR, encoded by the coding sequence GTGACCGTCTTCCTCCTCGTCCTCGGCGCGGTGTTCCTCGTCGCGCTCGGGGGCCTGATGGCCGCACTCGACGCCGCGCTCGGAGTGACATCGCGCGCCGACCTCGCCGATTGGGCCGAGACGAGCCGACGGCAGCAGGCCTTGCGTCGCATCGCGGACGATACGACGGCGCACGCGAACGCCGTCGTCTTCATCCGCATCCTCGCGGAGTCGACGGCTGCGGTGTTCGTCACGGCTGCATTGACGTTGGCGCTCGAGAACCTGTGGTGGGCGATCCTCGTCGCCGCCCTTCTGATGACGGCGGTGTCGTTCGTCCTGGTCGGCGCGAGCCCGCGGGCGGTCGGGCGCCAGCACGCCCGCGGCCTGCTCATCGCCTGCGCCCCGATCGTGCGCGGTGCTCGGATCGTGCTCGGCCCGCTCGCTCACCTCCTGGTCATCGTCGGCAACCGCGTGACCCCCGGAGTCTCCCGCGGCACGTCGTTCGCCTCGGAGGAACAGCTCTTGAGCATGGTCGACGAGGCGGTCTCGCAAGACCTGATCGAGGCCGATGACCGTGACCTCATCCACTCCGTCTTCGATTTCACCGATACGCTCGTGCGGTCGGTGATGGTGCCGCGGACCGATATGGTCACGGTGCCGCAGACCGCGACGACGCACGAGGCGCTCGCGCTCTTCCTCGAGCGGGGTGTGTCACGGGTGCCGGTCACCGACGACGAGCGCGACGACATCGTCGGTGTGGTCTACCTGAAGGACCTCGTGCAATTCTCGTACGGGGAGGCGTCGGGCTGGCGCGACGTCCCCGTGGGACGAGTGGCGCGGCCGGCCGTGTTCGTGCCCGAGTCGATGCGAGCTGAGTCGCTGCTGCAGCAGATGAAGCGGGATGCCGTCCACGTGTGCCTCGTCGTCGACGAGTACGGCGGGGTCGCCGGGCTCATCACCCTCGAAGACCTCATCGAGGAACTCGTGGGCGAGATCGCCGACGAGTACGACCGGGGCGCCGCCGAGGTCGTCGAGCTCGAGCCCGGCCGATACCGCGTGAGTGCACGGTTGGGCCTCGATGAGGTCGGCGAGCTGTTCGGCATCGAGCTGGACGACGACGACGTCGACTCGATCGGCGGTCTGCTCGGCAAGACGCTCGGACGGGTCCCGATGCCCGGCGCGACGGTGACGGTCGACGGGATCACGATCACCGGTGGGGTCTCACGCGGACGCGGGCGGGGTCTCGCGACCGTCTTCGTCGAACGCGCCCCGGCCGACGAGACGGACGACATGGCACACCCGCGTACCGGCGAGGTCCGCGTGGCACGAAGAGGAGAAGACAGCAGATGA
- the era gene encoding GTPase Era, whose product MTAAETRSGFVTFVGRPNVGKSTLTNALVGEKVAITSDKPQTTRRAIRGILNRPGGQLVIVDTPGIHKPRTLLGQRLNDLVEQVLGDVDVIGFLVPAVDKVGPGDRRIAASLDGYPRAKKVAIVTKTDLAGRDEIMERLMEVDSLREDWAAVIPLSAVTAEQLDVLSDELLALMPEGPALYPDDVVTDESTEDRIAEIIREAALEGVRDELPHSIAVTVEDVAPRDGSDLTDVYANIVVERDSQKAIIIGRKGSRLADVGARARAQIEPLLGTRVFLSLRVRVAKEWQRDPKQLGRLGF is encoded by the coding sequence ATGACCGCAGCAGAGACCCGGTCGGGGTTCGTGACCTTCGTCGGTCGCCCCAACGTCGGCAAGTCCACTCTGACGAACGCCCTCGTGGGGGAGAAGGTCGCGATCACCAGCGACAAGCCGCAGACGACGCGGCGCGCGATCCGCGGCATCCTGAATCGGCCCGGCGGCCAGCTCGTCATCGTCGACACACCCGGCATCCACAAGCCGCGGACGCTGCTCGGCCAGCGGCTGAACGACCTCGTCGAGCAGGTCCTGGGCGACGTCGACGTCATCGGCTTCCTGGTTCCCGCCGTCGACAAGGTCGGCCCCGGCGACCGCCGCATCGCCGCATCGCTCGACGGCTACCCGCGCGCCAAGAAGGTCGCGATCGTGACGAAGACCGATCTCGCCGGCCGTGACGAGATCATGGAGCGTCTCATGGAGGTCGACAGCCTCCGCGAGGATTGGGCTGCGGTGATCCCCCTCTCCGCAGTCACGGCCGAGCAGCTCGACGTGCTGTCCGACGAGCTGCTCGCCCTCATGCCCGAGGGGCCGGCGCTGTACCCCGACGATGTCGTCACGGACGAGTCGACCGAGGACCGGATCGCCGAGATCATCCGCGAAGCCGCCCTCGAAGGCGTGCGCGATGAGCTGCCCCACTCGATCGCCGTCACGGTGGAGGACGTCGCTCCTCGCGACGGCTCCGACCTCACGGACGTCTACGCAAACATCGTCGTCGAGCGCGACAGCCAGAAGGCCATCATCATCGGCCGCAAAGGCTCCCGGCTCGCGGATGTCGGTGCTCGTGCCCGCGCTCAGATCGAGCCGCTTCTCGGGACCCGGGTGTTCCTCTCGCTGCGGGTGCGTGTCGCGAAGGAATGGCAGCGCGATCCCAAGCAGCTCGGGCGCCTCGGCTTCTAG
- the leuA gene encoding 2-isopropylmalate synthase, with amino-acid sequence MENNQKPSGMPIHKYRPFHEQIRVDLPDRTWPAKRIETAPRWCAVDLRDGNQALIDPMSPERKRVMFELLVKMGYKEIEVGFPSASQTDFDFVRQLIEDGLIPDDVTIQVLTQAREHLIKRTYEAIAGAKQAIVHLYNSTSILQREVVFRTDRQGIIDIALEGARLCRQYEQTVPETAVYYEYSPESYTGTELEFAVDVCNQVIEIFEPTPDRKVIINLPATVEMATPNVYADSIEWMSRHLAHRENVVLSLHPHNDRGTAIAAAELGYMAGADRIEGCLFGNGERTGNVDLVALGINLFTQGIDPQIDFSDVDGIKRTVEYCNQLPVPERSPWAGDLVFTAFSGSHQDAIKKGFEAMAVRAAADGVSIDEIEWAVPYLPVDPKDLGRSYEAVIRVNSQSGKGGVAYLLKTDHALDLPRKLQIEFSGVVQEKTDAEGGEVTSDQIWSIFTDEYLPAPADDDKWGRFELLGTRTQSDMSGDVRLDVTLRDGDEQTDVSGVGNGPIAAFLEVLRDRGFDISLYDYVEHTLSSGGDAQAAAYVELQVDDQRLWGVGIDGDISTASLKAVVSCVNRAIRTRERSSELTAV; translated from the coding sequence ATGGAGAACAACCAGAAGCCCTCGGGCATGCCGATTCACAAGTATCGGCCGTTCCACGAGCAGATCCGCGTCGATCTGCCAGACCGAACCTGGCCAGCGAAGCGCATCGAGACGGCGCCCCGCTGGTGCGCGGTCGACCTGCGCGACGGCAACCAGGCTCTCATCGATCCGATGAGCCCCGAGCGCAAGCGCGTGATGTTCGAGCTGCTCGTGAAGATGGGCTACAAGGAGATCGAGGTCGGGTTCCCGAGCGCGAGCCAGACCGACTTCGACTTCGTTCGTCAGCTGATCGAAGACGGCCTGATCCCCGACGATGTGACGATCCAGGTGCTCACCCAGGCGCGCGAACACCTCATCAAGCGCACGTACGAGGCGATCGCCGGTGCGAAGCAGGCCATCGTGCACCTGTACAACTCGACGAGCATCCTGCAGCGCGAGGTCGTCTTCCGCACCGACCGCCAGGGCATCATCGACATCGCGCTCGAGGGCGCGCGCCTGTGCCGGCAGTACGAGCAGACGGTCCCCGAGACGGCCGTCTACTACGAGTACTCGCCTGAGAGCTATACCGGCACCGAGCTCGAGTTCGCCGTGGACGTCTGCAACCAGGTCATCGAGATCTTCGAGCCGACGCCCGACCGCAAGGTCATCATCAACCTTCCCGCGACCGTCGAGATGGCCACGCCGAACGTGTACGCCGACTCGATCGAGTGGATGAGCCGACACCTCGCTCATCGCGAGAACGTCGTGCTGTCGTTGCATCCCCACAACGACCGTGGCACAGCGATCGCTGCCGCGGAACTGGGCTACATGGCCGGCGCCGATCGCATCGAGGGCTGCTTGTTCGGCAACGGTGAGCGCACCGGAAACGTCGATCTCGTGGCTCTCGGCATCAACCTGTTCACACAGGGCATCGACCCGCAGATCGACTTCAGCGACGTCGACGGCATCAAGCGCACGGTCGAGTACTGCAACCAGCTGCCCGTTCCCGAACGGAGCCCCTGGGCCGGCGACCTCGTATTCACCGCCTTCAGCGGGTCCCATCAGGACGCCATCAAGAAGGGCTTCGAGGCGATGGCGGTCCGAGCGGCGGCCGACGGCGTCTCGATCGACGAGATCGAGTGGGCGGTGCCCTATCTGCCCGTCGACCCCAAGGATCTCGGACGTTCGTACGAGGCCGTGATCCGCGTCAACTCGCAGTCGGGTAAGGGTGGCGTCGCCTACCTGCTCAAGACCGACCATGCCCTGGATCTGCCGCGCAAGCTGCAGATCGAGTTCTCGGGAGTCGTGCAGGAGAAGACGGATGCCGAAGGCGGCGAGGTCACGAGCGACCAGATCTGGTCGATCTTCACCGACGAGTACCTGCCCGCCCCGGCCGACGACGACAAGTGGGGCCGGTTCGAGCTTCTCGGCACGCGCACGCAGAGCGACATGTCGGGCGATGTGCGCCTCGACGTCACCCTGCGCGACGGCGACGAGCAGACCGACGTGTCCGGCGTCGGGAACGGGCCCATCGCCGCATTCCTCGAGGTTCTGCGCGATCGCGGGTTCGACATCTCCCTCTACGACTACGTCGAGCACACCCTGAGCTCGGGCGGCGACGCTCAGGCGGCGGCCTACGTCGAACTCCAGGTCGATGACCAGCGCCTCTGGGGAGTCGGCATCGACGGTGACATCTCGACGGCGAGCCTCAAGGCCGTCGTCTCATGCGTCAACCGCGCGATCCGCACCCGCGAGCGCTCGTCGGAGTTGACCGCGGTCTGA
- a CDS encoding 3'-5' exonuclease has product MTTPELDLWPFGAPEWSRVLGVFDLETTGVDVTTDRIVTAHVGVLDADGVPVRADSWLADPGIDIPEGAAAIHGITTEHARRAGRPAQEVVAEVAAALRGLFDAGIPVVAYNAPFDFSMLKYEALRHGVTPIVAPSPVIDPLVIDKRYDRYRKGKRTLSVVADHYAVTLTGAHEASADAIAAGRVAQILAERFADGLPSTAAELHTRQIGWARAQAESLTEYFVSLGRIDAEVDGSWPIR; this is encoded by the coding sequence GTGACGACGCCCGAACTCGATCTCTGGCCCTTCGGCGCACCGGAATGGTCGCGGGTGCTCGGGGTTTTCGATCTCGAGACCACGGGTGTCGACGTGACGACCGACCGCATCGTCACGGCGCACGTGGGCGTGCTCGATGCCGACGGAGTCCCGGTGCGCGCCGACAGCTGGCTGGCCGACCCGGGAATCGACATCCCCGAGGGCGCTGCGGCGATCCACGGCATCACGACCGAGCACGCGCGCCGGGCGGGGCGTCCTGCGCAAGAGGTCGTCGCAGAGGTCGCCGCCGCCTTGCGTGGGCTCTTCGACGCCGGCATCCCCGTCGTGGCGTACAACGCCCCGTTCGATTTCTCCATGCTGAAGTACGAGGCGCTGCGGCACGGCGTCACTCCGATCGTCGCGCCCTCCCCCGTCATCGACCCGCTCGTCATCGATAAGCGATACGACCGCTACCGCAAGGGCAAGCGCACCCTGTCGGTCGTCGCCGACCACTATGCCGTCACCCTCACCGGCGCGCACGAGGCCTCCGCAGACGCGATCGCGGCGGGGCGGGTCGCGCAGATCCTGGCTGAGCGGTTCGCCGACGGGCTGCCGTCGACCGCCGCGGAGCTCCACACCCGTCAGATCGGTTGGGCTCGGGCGCAGGCCGAAAGCCTGACCGAGTACTTCGTCAGCCTCGGCCGGATCGACGCCGAGGTCGACGGATCGTGGCCCATCCGCTGA
- a CDS encoding alpha/beta fold hydrolase — MPNVSPYEPLLARIPVRRHEADVLGGTTVYWVYGRDDAAQTLLAVHGFRGEHHGLEPVVAHLGDVRVVMPDLPGFGETPPIPGRAHDLDTYADWLTAFSAAVAPGAVVVGHSFGSIVAAAAVAGGLPTPRLILINPIGAPALEGPRGIFTRLAVGYYAVGARLPGRLGEALLRNRMIVRVMSLAMVKTRDRALRRFVHDQHDTYFSSFADRDVLRDAFVTSVSNDVRASAPRISQPTLLIAAVQDDITPIEAERRLRELFPAAELVEIDGVGHLIHYEKPREAAASIRRFLGLSDDGMR, encoded by the coding sequence GTGCCGAACGTCTCGCCGTACGAACCGCTCCTCGCACGCATCCCGGTGCGGCGTCACGAGGCCGATGTGCTCGGGGGGACGACCGTCTACTGGGTGTACGGACGCGACGACGCCGCGCAGACGCTTCTGGCCGTCCACGGGTTCCGTGGCGAACACCATGGCCTCGAGCCCGTCGTCGCGCACCTCGGCGACGTCCGCGTCGTCATGCCGGATCTGCCCGGCTTCGGCGAGACACCGCCGATCCCCGGACGCGCGCACGACCTCGACACCTACGCCGATTGGCTCACCGCCTTCTCAGCCGCCGTCGCTCCCGGTGCCGTCGTCGTCGGTCATTCCTTCGGCTCGATCGTCGCCGCCGCCGCGGTGGCGGGCGGGCTCCCGACACCGCGGTTGATCCTCATCAACCCGATCGGGGCCCCGGCGCTCGAGGGACCGCGCGGCATCTTCACGCGCCTCGCCGTCGGGTACTACGCCGTCGGAGCGCGTCTGCCCGGCCGCCTCGGCGAGGCGCTCCTGCGCAATCGGATGATCGTCCGGGTCATGAGCCTCGCGATGGTCAAGACCCGCGACCGGGCGCTTCGGCGATTCGTCCACGATCAGCACGACACCTACTTCTCGAGCTTCGCCGACCGTGATGTGCTTCGCGATGCGTTCGTGACCTCGGTCTCGAACGACGTGCGCGCTTCGGCGCCGCGCATCTCGCAGCCGACGCTGCTCATCGCCGCTGTCCAGGATGACATCACCCCGATCGAGGCCGAGCGCCGGTTGCGCGAGCTCTTCCCCGCCGCCGAGCTCGTCGAGATCGATGGGGTGGGGCACCTCATCCATTACGAGAAGCCGCGCGAAGCGGCGGCCTCGATCAGGCGGTTCCTCGGGCTTTCCGACGACGGTATGCGTTGA
- a CDS encoding CGNR zinc finger domain-containing protein, producing MVFIHDTELSLRATAALVNTLPLTGADAADTLADRGDLDAFLTEFAFTGAIVRDDAELQAMRAIRARLRELWELDRDSAVAHVNAMLRDGRAQPQLVIHDGYDWHIHATPDDAPLATRVLVEAGMAFVDVIRADAYDRVRICAADDCAAVYVDFSKNGSKRYCDTGNCGNRMNVNAYRRRKARGTA from the coding sequence GTGGTCTTCATCCATGACACGGAATTGTCGCTGCGCGCGACGGCTGCGCTGGTCAACACGCTGCCGCTCACGGGCGCGGACGCCGCCGACACGCTCGCCGATCGCGGCGATCTGGATGCCTTCCTCACCGAGTTCGCCTTCACGGGAGCGATCGTGCGTGACGACGCCGAGCTGCAGGCCATGCGCGCTATCCGGGCGCGACTCCGGGAGCTGTGGGAACTCGACCGCGACTCGGCTGTCGCTCACGTCAACGCCATGCTGCGCGACGGGCGTGCTCAGCCCCAGCTGGTGATCCACGACGGGTACGACTGGCACATTCACGCGACCCCTGATGACGCGCCGCTCGCGACCCGCGTGCTCGTCGAGGCCGGGATGGCCTTCGTCGACGTCATCCGCGCCGACGCCTACGACCGTGTGCGGATCTGTGCCGCCGACGACTGCGCCGCGGTCTACGTCGACTTCTCCAAGAACGGCTCGAAGCGCTACTGCGACACCGGCAATTGCGGCAACCGGATGAACGTCAACGCATACCGTCGTCGGAAAGCCCGAGGAACCGCCTGA
- a CDS encoding DMT family transporter encodes MTNPTAPLPIIAGSPETAPASAPGRRTAGMAMAVASALAFSSSGPLVKPLLEGGWSLGAALFIRIGVAALILSPFLIRAVARERGFLRRHGLALIAFGAMPVVGCQLFYFSAMQRMPVAVALLIQYLAPVLLVIWVWLTTRRRPSPTVIAGSVVAMAGLVLVVDIAGARFDFWGTLLALGAALCTCVYFVMAERTGDTLPPLVLAAGGMVVATAIIGSLLLTGILPFTTSTVLADVVGMQLPPVVVLLWVGAATGTAYALGVSAVPRTGSRLASFIGLSEVLFALGFAWLLLAEAPAPVQFIGGALILVGVVLVRLDADRTTTAVSPRVPARAAA; translated from the coding sequence ATGACGAACCCCACCGCGCCCCTGCCCATCATCGCAGGCTCGCCGGAGACAGCGCCCGCGAGCGCCCCCGGCCGCCGGACGGCGGGAATGGCCATGGCTGTCGCCTCCGCACTGGCCTTCTCGTCGAGCGGACCTCTGGTCAAGCCGTTGCTGGAAGGCGGCTGGTCGCTCGGGGCGGCGCTCTTCATCCGGATCGGTGTCGCAGCCCTCATCCTCTCGCCGTTCCTCATCCGAGCGGTCGCGCGCGAGCGAGGCTTCCTGCGCCGACACGGCCTCGCTCTGATCGCCTTCGGCGCGATGCCCGTCGTCGGCTGCCAGCTCTTCTACTTCTCGGCGATGCAGCGGATGCCGGTCGCCGTCGCCCTCCTCATCCAGTACCTGGCACCCGTGCTCCTGGTCATCTGGGTCTGGCTCACAACCCGCCGCCGGCCGTCTCCCACGGTCATCGCCGGCTCCGTCGTCGCGATGGCTGGTCTCGTGCTGGTCGTCGATATCGCCGGGGCTCGCTTCGACTTCTGGGGCACGCTCCTCGCCCTCGGCGCCGCACTGTGCACCTGCGTCTACTTCGTCATGGCCGAGCGCACCGGCGACACGCTGCCGCCCCTCGTCCTCGCCGCCGGCGGAATGGTCGTCGCGACCGCGATCATCGGCAGCCTCTTGCTCACCGGCATCCTGCCCTTCACCACGAGCACGGTCCTCGCCGACGTGGTCGGGATGCAGCTGCCGCCCGTCGTCGTGCTGCTGTGGGTCGGCGCAGCCACCGGGACCGCCTACGCGCTGGGCGTCTCAGCGGTTCCGCGGACGGGATCACGTCTGGCGTCGTTCATCGGCTTGTCCGAGGTGCTGTTCGCCCTGGGCTTCGCATGGCTGCTCCTGGCGGAGGCCCCCGCGCCGGTGCAGTTCATCGGCGGCGCGCTCATCCTCGTGGGCGTCGTCCTCGTGCGGCTCGACGCCGACCGGACGACGACGGCCGTCAGCCCGCGCGTCCCTGCGCGAGCAGCGGCTTGA
- a CDS encoding Lrp/AsnC family transcriptional regulator, producing MTMHDRVDLALLDALADDPRATVVALAERLRMSRNTVQARMARLEQSGVFLSYERSISMRVLGFPIEALISVVLRQPDLPRIAQELATIPEVLQAQGLSGQVDLMVRVVARDTQHLFAVDARILAIDGVERTETSLVMDDVIPHRVKPLLAQGRAG from the coding sequence ATGACCATGCACGACCGTGTCGACCTCGCTCTGCTCGATGCCCTCGCCGACGACCCCCGTGCGACGGTCGTCGCCCTCGCCGAGCGCTTGCGGATGTCACGCAACACGGTCCAGGCGCGCATGGCGCGGCTGGAGCAGTCCGGCGTCTTCCTCTCGTATGAGCGGTCGATCTCGATGCGTGTCCTCGGCTTCCCGATCGAGGCGCTGATCAGCGTCGTCCTGCGTCAGCCCGACCTGCCTCGCATCGCTCAGGAGCTCGCGACCATCCCCGAGGTGCTGCAGGCTCAAGGGCTGAGCGGCCAGGTCGACCTGATGGTCCGGGTGGTCGCCCGAGACACCCAGCACCTGTTCGCTGTCGACGCCCGCATCCTCGCCATCGACGGGGTCGAGCGCACGGAGACCTCGCTCGTCATGGACGACGTCATCCCCCACCGCGTCAAGCCGCTGCTCGCGCAGGGACGCGCGGGCTGA
- a CDS encoding histidine phosphatase family protein, which produces MTILTLVRHGETDWNRERRIQGSTDIPLNDLGREQARAVAAALRTSIEGDVVVASSDLSRAAETARIIADGLGAAAPRTYPELRERSYGDAEGVGVEEFHARWGEWAVADVPNAEPWPVVRERALRGLERAVRDARATTAPTSVPLIVVAHGALIREVIRHATGEEFPLQGVRLANGSAHTFVMERERLRLIDSPALATT; this is translated from the coding sequence GTGACCATCCTGACCCTCGTGCGCCACGGCGAGACCGACTGGAACCGCGAACGCCGGATCCAGGGCTCCACAGACATCCCGCTCAACGACCTCGGCCGCGAGCAGGCTCGCGCAGTCGCGGCGGCCCTCCGCACGTCGATCGAGGGTGACGTCGTCGTCGCCTCGAGCGACCTCTCCCGCGCAGCGGAGACCGCGCGCATCATCGCGGACGGCCTCGGCGCCGCCGCACCCCGCACCTACCCCGAGTTGCGAGAACGCAGCTACGGCGATGCCGAGGGAGTCGGCGTCGAGGAGTTCCACGCCCGCTGGGGCGAGTGGGCTGTCGCCGACGTGCCCAACGCCGAGCCATGGCCGGTGGTCCGCGAACGCGCTCTGCGCGGGCTCGAACGTGCGGTCCGTGATGCGCGCGCCACCACGGCGCCGACATCCGTGCCGCTGATCGTCGTGGCGCACGGTGCGCTCATCCGCGAGGTCATCCGTCACGCGACCGGCGAGGAGTTCCCCTTGCAGGGGGTGCGGCTGGCCAACGGCTCGGCCCACACCTTCGTCATGGAACGCGAGCGTCTGCGCCTCATCGACTCCCCCGCGCTCGCGACGACCTGA
- a CDS encoding Sir2 family NAD-dependent protein deacetylase, with amino-acid sequence MTIPDLDTPAGDEIQSALDVLAGRRIAVLTGAGVSTDSGIPDYRGAGAPVRTPMTAQQFLASADARRRYWVGSHLGWQAFAAARPNDGHAALADLERAGIVTGVVTQNVDGLHLRAGSSRVVELHGTMRRVFCLHCGQVFDRRDLAERVERENPWITVPENVELGPDGDVLPATSDGFIVPTCTVCDGMLKPDVVFFGEFVPREKFAEAEQLVRTSEALIVAGSSLVVNSGVRLVERARRRKLPVVIVNRGVTRSDAKATVKIDGGTSHVLRVFADALASEH; translated from the coding sequence GTGACGATTCCCGATCTCGACACGCCCGCGGGCGACGAGATCCAGAGCGCCCTCGACGTGCTCGCCGGCCGTCGAATCGCGGTGCTCACGGGCGCCGGCGTGTCGACCGACTCGGGCATCCCCGACTACCGGGGCGCGGGCGCGCCGGTGCGGACGCCGATGACGGCCCAGCAGTTCCTCGCGAGCGCGGACGCGCGTCGGCGTTACTGGGTGGGCAGCCATCTCGGCTGGCAGGCCTTCGCCGCCGCCCGTCCCAACGACGGTCACGCGGCGCTGGCCGACCTCGAGCGCGCCGGAATCGTGACGGGCGTGGTCACGCAGAATGTCGACGGACTGCATCTGCGGGCCGGGAGCAGCCGGGTCGTCGAACTCCACGGCACGATGCGGCGGGTGTTCTGTCTGCACTGCGGGCAGGTGTTCGACCGCCGCGACCTCGCAGAACGCGTCGAGCGCGAAAACCCCTGGATCACGGTGCCCGAGAACGTCGAGCTCGGCCCCGACGGCGATGTCCTGCCCGCGACGAGCGACGGCTTCATCGTGCCCACCTGCACGGTCTGCGACGGCATGCTCAAACCCGATGTGGTCTTCTTCGGCGAGTTCGTGCCCCGCGAGAAGTTCGCGGAGGCCGAACAGCTGGTGCGCACGAGCGAGGCGCTCATCGTGGCGGGATCCTCGCTCGTCGTGAACTCCGGGGTTCGCCTCGTCGAACGCGCGCGCCGGCGCAAGCTTCCCGTGGTGATCGTCAATCGTGGCGTGACGCGGTCGGACGCGAAGGCCACGGTGAAGATCGACGGCGGCACGAGTCACGTCCTCCGCGTCTTCGCCGATGCGCTCGCGTCAGAGCACTGA